CTGTATTATTTGCCAAAGTATTTGGCCTAGTTACGAGTCCGATATCTGCTTCTTTCAGATAGTTCATTATTTCATCATAGGGTTTCCAACCTGTAAATATAAAGGATTTCTCCACACCCTTTCTTTTTGTTATCTCTTTTACAAAGTCGAGACATGCCCCTCCACCGACGATCATAAATTTTGTTTCGGGATATTTCTCTAAAACCAATGGTGCAGCTTCTGCAATATAATTGACACCATCCTGGACATCCACGCCACCATGATGAATAATTGTGAAATAGTCTTTTTTTTGTTTTTCTGTGGAAAACTTTTCCACCTCAAAGCCAACATAATAAACAACATGTAACCTACTTGAATCAACACCATTTTTGATCAAAATATTTTTCATGACATTTGAAACGACAATAACTTTGGTCGCAAATATTAATGAAGAATATTCCAATTTAGAGACAATTGAAATAAATATTTTCCAGGGAAATTTTTTCGGTGATTCTTTCAGGTATTCGGTATGAAGATCAGTCACATCAATAATTACTTTTTTGTTGAATATTTTTCCAAATATAACAGCAGGTATACCAGCAATACCATGAGTGAAAATAACATCAAATTTTTTTATTTTGAACAACTCAAAAACAAAAAATAGCATATACTTAGATGCTGTGAGAATAAATGGCTTATCTTTTGAAACATGGGG
This region of Candidatus Methanoperedens sp. genomic DNA includes:
- a CDS encoding glycosyltransferase family 4 protein encodes the protein MRKLNIILTAHDFVSPIRGGAGLLIVKAALELRKRGNHVKIMAPTDNKNINGIEIINLPHVSKDKPFILTASKYMLFFVFELFKIKKFDVIFTHGIAGIPAVIFGKIFNKKVIIDVTDLHTEYLKESPKKFPWKIFISIVSKLEYSSLIFATKVIVVSNVMKNILIKNGVDSSRLHVVYYVGFEVEKFSTEKQKKDYFTIIHHGGVDVQDGVNYIAEAAPLVLEKYPETKFMIVGGGACLDFVKEITKRKGVEKSFIFTGWKPYDEIMNYLKEADIGLVTRPNTLANNTVLPLKLLEYWASGTAAISSRLKGIQEVAEENDDIVFFEPDNPKDLAEKLINLLESPELVQKLQKKGRMKAIGKFNWEILVKEMAEIIEE